The region caaaataaaataaatcgtGTAGCCTGTTATTTCATCATGTTCGTCACTGTCATATTCACAGCCAATTCCACAGCCTCCTGACATCAGATCTCCCACTCTGGCTGCTCTGCCTcgccttttttgtgtgtgctacGCTGGGACTTGTGATGTGGGGGAAGGAACAGAGTGCAGTAGGAAATAGGGaagtctctccctgtctctcaaaCCTTAATCCTGGAGgtctgagagacagagagagaggagaagtctCCCCAAAGTACACCTGACCAGGAGCCAGGGACTGCCCGTCAGAGCGAGGGCGGAGTGTACACGGGAACATTCTCTCCACCCTTGACTTCCTGAGAACTCACAGCTCTCCATCCAGGGCACAGCCCCAGGCTCCAGCTTCTTGGGCTGCAGCAGCCTACTTTCCACCCTCAGTCAAAAGCACAGTCTCCGTGTCAGCAGCCCACAGCGTGATGCCAAGGACGCCAGGACTGGCGGCTTGCCATCACAAGCTCACAAGGACGGGGATGTCCTCGGCACCGCCTCACAGCCAACCCAACCCGTCGATGGCAGTGCTGTGGACACTACACGCTAGAACTCAGAGCCAGGTGGGGCGATGCAGAGATGAGACCCAGGCGAGATGGAAGTGTCTGAGGGTCCATTCCTCACCCTCCTGGTTACTAAGTGCCAGTCACAGCTCCAGGGATTTCCGGATGTTACTTCGTTAATTCAGCATCCCACCCTACAGACCACCTCCATTTTAAAGAGGGTAAAACAAGGCTCAAGAAGGTTACATAACGTTGCCAAGCTCTCACTGCTATGTATGGCTAGTTCTGCCACCCATGCTCTGAGGGGGTAGACCACAGACAGCCCTCCACCTCTCCCCAGAGGAACAAGGGTCCCACAGAATGGGAACTTGGAACCCCTGGGAGAGTAATAGCTTTTGTAGCCCTCTCAGGTAAAAAGAAGCAAGCAAGACCCAAcaagaagccagaaaaaaaaaccctgctttcCAGGGAACAGGGGTTGGGAGAAACgggtgaaggtagtcaaaaggtacaaatttccagttataaaataaataagccctgGGGATATAACACacaacatgatgactacagttaacaatactgcattacatatatgaaagttgctaagagagtaaatctttaaaaagtgCTCAAGGAAAAGAAAGTCCTATGTACGTTGATGGATTTTAACTAAGTCGACTTATCatagtgatcatttcataaaatatacaaaaatcagatcATTACATTGTATACCTGAAgctgttacatgtcaattatacctcaatttaaaaaattactttcctgggacttccctggtggtccagtggctaagactccacgctcccaatgcggggggcccgggttcagtccctggtcagggaactagatcccacatgccgcaactaagagttcccatgctgcaactaaagatcccgcatgccgcaactaagacccagcacagccaaataaataaataaataaataaattttttaattactttccaCTATACCCCATTTCTCATAGCACATAACTGAAATAATTCACGTCCGGAAAAGATGACCACCTATCTGGTCGAGTTTGGGGAGAGGGTTTCCTCTTTAGGAAAGTTtgagcaaaaacaaacacaacctcGGTCTATTTCTGAGCCGTACAAGCATCACGAAGACACACCTTAGTGGCGGTTATTTTTCGCACCCGACCGGAAAGGGATCGGCTATGTTTAGCTCAGCAGCACTTTCCACAAGGTAAGCAAGTCTCAGAGCCCCCCATTAAGCGGTGTTGGAGCAGGTTCCAGCTCAGCTTGGGCTAATCAGAGGACCCCCAAATGCCTCCACCTCCatgcccccagcccctctccttcccaccccctcctGAATGGTCAACAGAAGAATGGGGGGAGGGTGGAAGAGGGCAAAAGTGAAGAATCCACCCAAGATCAGCAAAACAGCAGGCGAGAGGGTGTGCAGGGAAATGTTATCACAGATGGCAAGAGAAACTGGACTTCTTGACACCATTCACCCGACCCAGGAACCCAGGGTGATGTGATGGGCATATCCTTACGACAGATGCAGATGAACACCAAACTCACTAAAGGTTCCCTCTGTGTTTACTCCACTTCTGATGAGCAATTTTCAAAACCCTCTGTTCTGTAGGTACGATCCTCTTCGGGACTGATGACTCCAAGAGGCAGCCAAGTGCAAGAGGGTTAAGACCTGAGTCTGACTCCAGCTCTGCCTCAGTGTATACATGACCCTGGGAAAAGGTCTTAGCACCTTCCTATGTAAAAGAACGTCATCCACCTTGAAaaactgctgtaacaaaaacGTGACTCCATGAAAAGCACTTGAACCAGGCATGTCATAAAAGttatttcacagagaaagaaacagaagccagAGGGAAGCCAATGCTAACCCAAAGTGGTATTTAACTCAACGTGAGTAGGGAGGGGTTAAAAGTAAGGCCGCACGCTGCAAAACCAATGTCTCTCCTACCCATCCTTCCCCCGTGAATTTAAATCAACTCCCTCGAAATGTGTTTACAGGGACAGAGAATgagaagggagaggaagcaaTGTTCCTGGTGATGAATGTTCACCAGGAATGACGTTTGGAACCTGCAGCTGCTCTTGTGATCTAAgcagcctccagcccctcccatccTCCAGAGCTGCAGACAGGCTGCCTTGGCAGGAACCACCACATGGGAACTCAGGTGCCTGAAACCTGGCTACGTGGCCACATCCAGGCCGTGGGCCCTTCCTCCGCACcccacttctccctccctccacttgATGAGTCACTCCAGGCAAAGGAGAACAGACCCAACAGCAGGAAAAGCAAAATGGGAGCCCAAATgcaaaaaagagaggaaagagcctAGTAAGAAAGtgagcacagggacttccctggcggtccagtggttaggactctgcgcttccactgctgagggcgtggggttcaatccctggtcggggcactaagatcccgcaagccgcacagcgtggccaaaaaagcaaatgaataacATAAAAtcgtattttttaaagaagaaactggGCGCGTAAGTTCCCCAGTGTTTAGCAAAGACCCGAGGCCCCCTCACCACACCTGAAAAGTGTCCCCCCACAGGTGGTTTTTCGCAAACAGCAAGGAGAACAGGGGAGCCAGGCCCCAGGACTCGGGAATAGCTGCGTGTGAAGGCAGGGTCAAGGCCAGAAATTCAGGGTCggggggaggggtacagaggggCCTACCTGTGCTGCTCCACGGCCTCGTTGTCAGGAAGCTCCACCCCGCAGACGCTGCACTGCTCCCCGACAGCGCGGCTCTCTGCCTTCATGCCCACGGCCAGCTCACCCAGCTTGCTGAACAGCTCCCTCTGGATGAAGCCCTGGGGCAGCAGAGCCCCGTAGGTGCTGAAGTCCATGGAGACGGCCAGGGTGGGCTGCACGTGGAGGCCCGAGGTCACCGAAGACGGCATGCTCAACACGGCATCGGCCTTGTGGTTGGGCAGCACGGAGTAGATGCCCAGGTGTTTCTCAGCTGGGGGCGCGGGGGGCTCCGGTCGGCCTGGGGGGCCCTGGCCAACCTCGGTTAGAGGCGGCAGCTGCTCGGCGCCCTCCTCACGTCCGTAGTGCAGCTCTCTAGCGCTGGTAATGACACTGCTCCGAGTTGGGGTCCCGGGTCCCTCCTTGGCCCTTTCCTCAACCTTGTCCCCCATGCCGGCTGAGACGCTAGACCCGGCTGCCCCAGGGCTGTCCTGGCCGGGCACCTCATCCACCTGCATCATCTCCGGCTTCACCTCGGCCACCGCAGGGTGCCGCCCAACCCCAGCCAGAGTCGGCTCCTCAGGCCCGGCAGGCAGCTGAAGGGCCCCCTGCAGGAGGGACTGTCCTATGGTCATCAAACTGTCCACCGCCGCCTTGGTGGGACTCATGGCTGAAAGGCCGAATGAGGTGGAGACGGAAGGGCTCTGGTCCACCATGGGCCCAGGGAGGCTCTGGGCAGCTACGCGGGCATACCCACTCTCCTCGCTGGAATGCTTCGAGATGAAAATGTTCTTGAGATACCGAGCCTTGCGGTCCTCTTCCTCCTCGGCCCCGCCGTCCGCCATGGTTGCCTCCGTGTCATTGTCGTCTGAGGCCTGGATGGTCTCCAGGATCTTCAGGCACTGCTCCTCCAGGTACTCGATCTCCAGGATCTCAGCTGCGTACAGCAGGTCATCCAGGTCCTCCGCCTTGGCTTGCAGCGTGGCCGTGTACGCGTACTCCAGAATCTGCTGGAAGGTCTTCGGAGAGAGGAAGTCCAGAGTATAGTGCTGGCTGTTGCGGTGGAAGAGGATCTCAAACATCTTGCTGGTGCAGGCCAGCACAGTCCGGTGGGCGTGGAACTCCTGGCTGTCCACCATGATGACCACATCGCACAGCGTCCCGGCCAGCCGCATCTGGTTGGCCTTGCAAAGGAGCCCCGTGGGGTGGCTGGGGTTCTGCAGCTGGATTATGCCCATCTTTGTCAGATCCATGGTGCTCCCCGAGGCTTAGGCATgagtctctctttccttcctggcTCTGTGCGGCAGGGCAGGGTGGGTTTCCTGGGCCAATGTCGAGGCCTAAAGGGAGAAAGGGGGGAAGAGGCCAAAGAGATGCAAGAACAAAAGGAAGATTAGCTAGTGTCCCTAAAAGTAAGAATTCAAACAATAGCACCTCCCCCAAACCTGCAGCAAGACAGTCTTGGAGATTTTAATGGAGGGGAAGTGGCTTCCTAGAAATCTACATGTCTGCCTTTGCAGGCCCAGGGATGATGAAGGTAAAGAGAGGGTTCTGCTACAGCACATGCCTAACTCACTGCTCTTTGACATCTGTTAGACGAAGTCAAATGAAAATTTACAATAGAGTCTTGTGAGTCTTGGGCTTTCTTTAAGTCTGAGGGTGGGGGGCTCGCATGCAAAGCCAACACTGATGATGAGAAGTTGCCCAGCacttaatttaaaagaataagaatttaACCCCTTCCTCTGGTCAGTGTAAGCACTCAGTTTCACTCTCAACACCCTGTGCAGCAAACCTCATCTTGGAAACAAAGTTTTTCTAAATCCTGCCTCACCTGGTAGCCCCAGGAGCAAAACCCAGCCTAGCTGGGGCTAGCAGCCTAGAGTCGCAGCCCACAGAAATCTAAGGGCAAAGTTCTTCTCCTCCAGCCCACCTCCTCACCCTCAGACAATGCCTTCCTGGACCTCTGTCCTTCCACTCTTCTCAGAGCTGCAAAGGACTGATGAACCCTTGCCCTGACCACCTCCTTTGGCACTAAGAGAAATACACACACGTAGCCCACGTACTAGCTTGGCTCACTTCTGCCCACTGCCCATGGGTACCTCAGAGTGATTGTGTATGTAATCCAAAATCTCGACCGTGTGTGCATGCACCAGCCAGAGAGGGGGAGAGACTTAACACATGTGCACACTTATATAATATGGCACACTTATCCCCTGCCCACGAGTGCCCAGTAGTCAGGAGGATCTGTAATATGTAGGCTAGGCCATGAAGGACCTATAGAGAGATCCTAGGAAACATGCACCCCTAAAGCCAGGAGTGCACATGCTGGGAACATGAACTCCAAGTGTAcctcacaggctcccaggagtggGCAAGTCCTGTAACCCGGAGCAGTAATTGATACTGTTAATGGCTTGGAGGTGCGAGAAGTGATATTGGCACCAGCATCTATGATGTGAGTTACATTGAATATGAAGGGAAAACAGGGCTGGAGACAAAGGACTCTCCCAAAGCGCTGTCTGGGATCGGTAACAGGGCTCTGAGACTCACAAACCTGTCTAAAGAGTGTCAGAAAGACCTCACAGGCCCAGGTCCCTCCCAGTCTCTGCCTAGCTGTGGCCAATATTGCGGTGAAATGAAGTGGGAGCAACGCAGAGCAAGGGCTCCTGCTCGCTCTTGGAACACTGCTGGCCTCCGCCCCCAAAAGGAACCCTATTGGCTCCCGAGCCACAAATCTTACTCGGAAAGGGTTAACAGGGCGACTAATCAAGACCCTTTTTGCTCCCACCCTGGGGTGGGAACTGGggccatggggtgggggtggggcagggggtgggagcgGTGACCATTCACCCGCGCCTTGCCACCATGCGCTTCCCCGCAGACTTCGGGGTTTACAGAGAACTAGGAGGGAGCAATCGGAAGAATGTAAGCTGGGCTACCCGAATTCCTCCCCAAAAGCAAGCTCCGTGGGTCCTGAGGGAAATCAGGGTGCCCTGGTCAGCCGTCCCCGCCACCCGCGGCTCGGCGCCCGCGATCCGGCTGGCGCTGGCTGCAGCGCCCAGCCCCGCGGCGCGGGAGAAAGCCGGCGCTAACCCGCTCGAGCTCCGGGGATCGATCGCGCTCTCACactgcccgccccccacccccgcgcccAGTTCCCAGCCGTCCCCACGGAGACTTGGAGACGACTTCAGCAAACTTGGGGAAGCAACTTTTCCGGGAAAGCCAGACGGCAAAGAGAAAGGGAGCCGGGCTAGGGAAGAGGGAAAGCGAAAGAGACCCGGACGAAAGGCAAGAGTCCGGGCGGGCCGGACGCCTGGGCGAGAGCGGCGAGAAGGCGGACCCGCCTTGCGGAGAAGTGGAAGCACAAAAGCCCGACAGCGAGTTGTGGAAGGAAAAGCGAGAAGGGATCTGCGGGCCCTCCCTCTCCGACCCTGGGCCATGACCCCCGAGAGCGACGGGCAAGGTCCCCGGCCTCAGGCTGGTGGCGCCAGCAGCCGGCGCGCCCGGCCCAGGCACGTTGCTAGCGTCCCGGGGAACAGGCGAGCGAGTCGGTGCCGAGCGCGTCCGTGCGTTCCAGTGGGTCCGCGGGCCGGCGAGATAGTGCGCATTTCGAGCGCGTGTTCCAGGGGCTGTACGAGCGAGCTGCCGGCGCGCCGGGATGAGAAAGCCATCCCGAACGCATCAGGTGCAGAGCCGAGCACCCACCGAGCGCGGCCGGGAGCGCACAGCGAGCTCCGGCACCACGGCCGGTCCAGCCGAGAGCCGAGGAGGGCCCGGAGCGCTGGAGACACTCCAGCGCTCCGCTACGGAGCCCCTCCCTCCAAAACCGAGGGGATTAAATAAGTCCAATCAAGAAAAAGAGCCCACCAGGTTtttcaaagagaaacaaaacccaaGTGACTCCCAGTCCTGCTCCCCTCGGCACCCAGATCCACTCCTCGTATCCTCCGAGTCTAGCTTCCCAGCCGGTGGGcgaataaacacacaaataaaccaCAGCCCTATCTCGCGCCCGCGCACCGGTCGGCATACATATGAGCACCCACCGGCTGCCGGCTCCTCCACCGGCCCCTGGTGGTACAAAGCCTCCTGATTCCCAACCCTCGGCTTGCGCCCTCAGCCCCCGCAGACCGCTCTGCCTCCCACCTCTCACCCCGATCGTGCCCTGGAGCGGAAGGGCTGGGGAGGCAGCTGCGCCCAAGCTGACAGCCGGGGCTCCCCCTTCTAGCAGACCCCAACTGCCGCTGGCGACGGCTGCGGCAGCAGGAAGGGAACAAGCCGAATAAAATAAGGCACAAGCCCAGCGGCCGAGTGGCCGAAGCGAGCGCGCCCCCCAGACCTCTCCAGCCCCGGGGCGCCCCGGCGCGCGGCTATCGCTGGGCGGTGcgcccctccccggccccccACTCACCACTGCCGAGCCGGGCGCcgtggggtgtgtgtgcgtgcctcTTGGGGGTGTGTGCCTGTGTCGGGGAGGGGTGTTGCTGGGGAACTGTTGCTCTCGGTATcacggcggcagcggcggcatcGCCCGGCAGTTCGCAGTACCCGCTCTCATCGCCCTCAACTCCTCTGTGCTGCGAGGTTAGCAAATCACCACCGGCTGCGGCGCCTCCGCCGCGTCCCACGTCAACGCCGAGCCCCCTCCCCTGCGAGGCCCCGGCGCCTCTCCATCTTTAGTGCTGGCGGCCGAGCCCGGCTCCCTGCCCACAGctgccccccttccctcctccctccccccccccctcccgcGCTGTCCCCGGGCTCAGCCCGCCCACCACCCGCACTGGCCGAACCCGCGCGcgctccccgccccacccctcccctcccctcccctcgcctCCGCTTCCCTCCGCTTCCCTTCCCTCccgttccctcccctcccttccccgcgCGCCGCGCTCCAGGCTTCGCCTGACATCTAGCTGCTGCTGGGGCGCTGGCGGCTGCCGCTCACCGGCCAAGCCGAGTGGAAAGAAGGAGCTCGTGGAGAGGAGTGCCAGGGACTCGGAACCTTTAGTGGGGGCAGTGGAGGTGAGGGGCGAGGAGCAGCCCCCACCTGCAACCCCAGGTTTTTAATTTCCACTGGAAACGGGTTTTCTTTTCCCCTGCTGCTCCAGGCGCGGAGTTTGGTCTCCGGCTCCAATGTTTGCCCCATTCAGTGCGTGTCATCTCTCCTTTAACTTTTTCTCCGGGCTCCGGGCGGCATCCCCTGTACCCCGACATCGGTTTTAGAAGGTCGCTTTCCCGGGCCCCAAGCCCAGGCCTTTCGTGCCTCCGGGCCTTCTGACCATCCAGATTAGCCTCCAGGTGCCGAGTTCGCGGGCCCGGGTGAACCAGGTGCCAGCGGGTGTGCGGGGATCTATGGTCGAGGGGAGACTCCCCATTTTAGCTGTCACGACCCCTGGAGGCCAAGGTCGAGTCCCGAGGGAAACTTTTCTTCCTCTCAGTCTTGAGCATTTCCTGGGCTTCGCACCCCCCcatcgccccccacccccaccccggaacCTGGCTGGAAACAGTTCCCGAGAACTGCGGTCAGTCAGTTCAGGGCAAAGTCTTCAGGGGGCGAGTGAAAGCTTGAAAAAGCTTCAGGCCCCCAAAAGTGCCTCCTCTCAGCCGGCCGCTCCACTTAAGAGAGTGGAGTTGAGCTCAGTAATCCCAGGGAAGAGCAAGCAGAAGCAATGTGCCTTTCCGCGGGCTGCGGAGAGTCCCCTTCTCTGTCCTTACCCTGGAGCTTGGCAGAGGTAGGAGACAAGAGGTGGGAAACGCTCTTCTGGGCACAAACTTTGACCGCCGGCTAATGGCCAGGGTCGtgggggtgcgggggggggggtgtggaaaGCGCCCTCCCTGGGTCTCCGGACAGTCAGCCCTGGAGGTCCTACAGTCTTAGCAACCCGGGTGGGTCTTCAGGCACTGAGTCCTGAGTCCCCTCCGTCAGTCCCTGACACGCGGCGTGGTTCAGAGGTTTCCCGCAAGACTCACGTATGATCGCATCCCGCTGCGCGCCTCTGGCACCGCCCCAGGCCAGGAGTCAGGTCCCAAGAACTGAAGGGTCATGGAAGGTGGCAGAAGCCAACTAGAGGCAAAAATCCACTTCCAGCCTCACAAGGCCACTTGGCTGGAGTTTACATCAGAACTGATACGGTTCACAAGAGCTGCTAATGGGGTGGTCCCAAAGACAGGCGATTCCATCCCAGCAAACATCGCCCCTGTCTCCTACTCGCAGGGAAAGTGCTCAGACCTGCAGGAGTCATGGGAGAGAGGAAGACCCGTGAGAAGCCACTTGAAAGTGAAAGAAGGGAGTTAGTTATCCTCTGATAGAAGACAATACAGCAACGTCTAACAGGTGCCTGGGAACACCCAGTCCCTGGGTATTAGATTAACAATAAAGAACAAACTGTGAAAGGACTATTTTTCTAGCTAAGGTCTACAGTCTGTAAGAGGAAAGGAATTTAAAGAAAGTTCAGAAAGAACTGGTCTGGTAGTTgaggggttaagactccgcgcttccaatgcaggagatgcaggttcgatccctggtcagggaactaagatcccacaggcagtgcggcgcagccaaataaaaaaaataataataataaataaaaaagaagaaagaactgatctgataaacagcaaggacttaCGGTGTAGCAGAGgggactatagtcaatatcttgtaattacCTGTAATGGGAAAAATCTAAATACAcatatatggataactgaatcacttcgctgtacgcctgaaactaatacaatattgtaaatcaactatacttcgattttaaaaaaagaaagaaagaactggtcTGCAAAGAGAGCAAGAGGAGAGAGGTATAAGGAGAGAAGACAGTCCTAGAGCCTCGCcagggaaatggaaagaagaaa is a window of Eschrichtius robustus isolate mEscRob2 chromosome 11, mEscRob2.pri, whole genome shotgun sequence DNA encoding:
- the ZBTB16 gene encoding zinc finger and BTB domain-containing protein 16 yields the protein MDLTKMGIIQLQNPSHPTGLLCKANQMRLAGTLCDVVIMVDSQEFHAHRTVLACTSKMFEILFHRNSQHYTLDFLSPKTFQQILEYAYTATLQAKAEDLDDLLYAAEILEIEYLEEQCLKILETIQASDDNDTEATMADGGAEEEEDRKARYLKNIFISKHSSEESGYARVAAQSLPGPMVDQSPSVSTSFGLSAMSPTKAAVDSLMTIGQSLLQGALQLPAGPEEPTLAGVGRHPAVAEVKPEMMQVDEVPGQDSPGAAGSSVSAGMGDKVEERAKEGPGTPTRSSVITSARELHYGREEGAEQLPPLTEVGQGPPGRPEPPAPPAEKHLGIYSVLPNHKADAVLSMPSSVTSGLHVQPTLAVSMDFSTYGALLPQGFIQRELFSKLGELAVGMKAESRAVGEQCSVCGVELPDNEAVEQHRKLHSGMKTYGCELCGKRFLDSLRLRMHLLAHSAGAKAFVCDQCGAQFSKEDALETHRQTHTGTDMAVFCLLCGKRFQAQSALQQHMEVHAGVRSYICSECNRTFPSHTALKRHLRSHTGDHPYECEFCGSCFRDESTLKSHKRIHTGEKPYECNGCGKKFSLKHQLETHYRVHTGEKPFECKLCHQRSRDYSAMIKHLRTHNGASPYQCTICTEYCPSLSSMQKHMKGHKPEEIPPDWRIEKTYLYLCYV